One Peromyscus leucopus breed LL Stock chromosome 2, UCI_PerLeu_2.1, whole genome shotgun sequence DNA window includes the following coding sequences:
- the Leprot gene encoding leptin receptor gene-related protein has translation MAGVKALVALSFSGAIGLTFLMLGCALEDYGVYWPLFVLIFYVISPIPYFIAKRVTYDSDATSSACRELAYFFTTGIVVSAFGFPVILARVAVIKWGACGLVLAGNAVIFLTIQGFFLVFGRGDDFSWEQW, from the exons CTCTCGTGGCACTATCCTTCAGCGGGGCTATTGGGCTGACTTTTCTCATGCTGGGATGTGCCTTGGAGGACTATGG CGTTTACTGGCCCCTGTTCGTCTTGATTTTCTACGTcatctcccccatcccctactTCATTGCCAAAAGGGTCACATATGACTCCGATGCGACCAGCAGTGCCTGTCGGGAGCTGGCATATTTCTTCACTACTGGGATTGTTGTTTCTGCCTTTGGATTTCCTGTTATTCTTGCTCGCGTGGCTGTG ATCAAGTGGGGAGCCTGTGGCCTCGTGCTGGCCGGCAACGCTGTCATTTTCCTCACAATTCAAGGCTTTTTCCTCGTCTTTGGAAGAGGAGATGATTTCAGTTGGGAACAGTGGTAG